A stretch of Kaistella flava (ex Peng et al. 2021) DNA encodes these proteins:
- a CDS encoding SRPBCC domain-containing protein, with product MTQLEFSIEIKASKEKVWDILWEDESYRKWTASFIPGSYYTGELKEGNDVRFLSPGEHGLFAMVEKVIPFQSMHFIHFGLVLDGVSQHKTFEEGAIEYYDLYESDFGTELTVTIKTDEEYITYFNNSFPRALNAVKELAEA from the coding sequence ATGACACAGTTAGAATTTTCAATAGAGATAAAGGCCTCCAAAGAGAAAGTCTGGGACATTCTTTGGGAGGATGAAAGTTACCGTAAATGGACAGCTTCTTTTATACCAGGTTCTTATTATACAGGAGAACTTAAAGAAGGCAATGATGTCCGTTTTTTGTCTCCAGGTGAACATGGACTTTTTGCAATGGTGGAGAAAGTGATTCCATTTCAATCGATGCATTTTATCCATTTTGGATTGGTACTCGATGGTGTTTCGCAGCATAAAACTTTCGAAGAAGGTGCTATCGAATACTATGATTTGTATGAAAGTGACTTCGGTACAGAATTGACGGTGACCATAAAGACCGATGAAGAATATATTACGTATTTTAATAATAGCTTTCCTCGAGCGCTTAATGCTGTCAAAGAGCTTGCTGAAGCCTAA
- the tpx gene encoding thiol peroxidase has translation MFSKLVFSTLLFFSAFLFAQNSKAANTILMGGKPVHTYSKLPAVNKQAPKFTLTGVDMKDQNLDSYKGKYLILNIFPSVDTGVCSASVRHFNEDAASIPNTVVLCISKDLPFAQKRFCGAEGIKNVVMLSDFRSDFGKTYGVEITDSAMKGLLSRAVVVIDPSGKIIYEEQVDDISHEPNYEAAIKAVKI, from the coding sequence ATGTTTTCAAAATTAGTTTTCAGTACGTTATTATTTTTCTCGGCATTTCTATTTGCCCAAAATTCTAAAGCAGCAAATACGATTTTGATGGGCGGAAAGCCAGTTCATACCTATTCAAAATTACCGGCAGTCAATAAGCAAGCGCCAAAATTTACTTTAACGGGAGTTGATATGAAAGATCAAAATCTAGATTCTTACAAAGGAAAATATTTGATCCTCAACATTTTTCCAAGTGTTGATACGGGAGTCTGTTCAGCTTCAGTACGTCATTTCAATGAAGATGCGGCAAGCATTCCAAATACTGTTGTGCTTTGTATTTCAAAAGATTTACCTTTTGCACAGAAAAGATTTTGTGGTGCCGAAGGAATTAAAAATGTAGTGATGCTTTCAGATTTCCGTTCAGATTTTGGAAAAACTTACGGAGTAGAAATCACTGATTCTGCGATGAAAGGTCTTTTGAGCAGAGCAGTTGTCGTAATTGATCCGTCTGGAAAAATTATTTATGAAGAACAGGTTGATGATATTTCTCACGAACCGAACTATGAGGCGGCAATTAAAGCGGTGAAAATATAA
- a CDS encoding urocanate hydratase, which produces MTFQEQIQQGIPNELPSIKPYDPQINHAPKRKEILTEEEKKLALKNALRYFEPKFHAELLKEFKEELEKYGRIYMYRFRPDYEMRARSISNYPGKSQQAKSIMLMIQNNLDYAVAQHPHELITYGGNGAVFQNWAQYLLTMKYLSEMTDDQTLTMYSGHPMGLFPSHKEAPRVVVTNGMVIPNYSKPDDWEKFNALGVSQYGQMTAGSYMYIGPQGIVHGTTITVLNAFRKIKKEPKGGLFITSGLGGMSGAQPKAGNIAGCITVCAEVNPKITKIRHEQKWIDEIHENLNELVERVRKAQENKETVSLAYLGNVVDVWEKFDQENLHIDIGSDQTSLHNPWAGGYYPVGIPFEEANKMMAENPELFKDKVQESLRRHAAAINKHTEKGTYFFDYGNAFLLEASRAGADVMSENPTLGREFKYPSYVQDIMGPMCFDFGFGPFRWVCASGKPEDLQKTDEIACAVLEEIMKNSPIEIQQQMQDNITWIKGAQENKLVVGSQARILYADAEGRMKIAEAFNKAIKNGEIGPVVLGRDHHDVSGTDSPYRETSNIYDGSRFTADMAIQNVIGDSFRGATWVSIHNGGGVGWGEVINGGFGMLLDGSDDADRRLKSMLFWDVNNGISRRSWARNEGAIFAIKRAMEIEPNLKVTLPNLVDENLLQ; this is translated from the coding sequence ATGACTTTTCAAGAACAGATTCAACAGGGAATTCCGAATGAACTTCCTTCCATAAAACCATACGATCCACAAATTAACCACGCTCCAAAGCGGAAAGAAATCCTTACCGAAGAGGAAAAAAAACTGGCGCTTAAAAATGCTTTGCGTTATTTCGAACCTAAATTTCATGCAGAATTATTAAAGGAATTTAAAGAAGAACTGGAGAAATACGGTAGAATTTATATGTATCGTTTTCGTCCGGATTATGAAATGAGAGCGAGATCAATTTCTAACTATCCTGGAAAATCGCAACAAGCGAAATCGATCATGTTGATGATTCAAAATAACTTGGATTATGCTGTTGCACAACATCCACATGAATTAATTACTTACGGTGGAAACGGGGCGGTTTTTCAAAACTGGGCGCAATATCTTTTGACGATGAAATATTTGTCGGAAATGACAGATGACCAAACTTTGACCATGTATTCTGGACATCCGATGGGATTATTTCCGAGTCATAAAGAAGCGCCGAGAGTTGTGGTGACGAATGGAATGGTGATTCCAAATTATTCAAAACCGGATGATTGGGAAAAATTTAATGCGTTGGGTGTTTCTCAATACGGACAAATGACGGCCGGAAGTTACATGTATATCGGGCCACAAGGAATTGTTCACGGAACTACTATTACGGTTTTGAATGCTTTTAGAAAAATTAAAAAAGAACCAAAAGGCGGATTATTTATCACCTCAGGATTAGGCGGAATGAGCGGTGCACAACCAAAAGCCGGAAATATCGCTGGTTGCATCACGGTTTGTGCAGAAGTAAATCCTAAAATTACAAAGATTCGTCACGAGCAGAAATGGATTGATGAAATTCATGAAAACCTTAATGAATTGGTGGAAAGAGTTAGAAAAGCCCAGGAAAATAAAGAAACAGTTTCTTTAGCGTATCTCGGAAATGTGGTTGACGTCTGGGAAAAATTTGACCAAGAAAATTTACATATAGATATTGGTTCAGATCAGACTTCGCTTCACAATCCGTGGGCAGGAGGTTATTATCCGGTCGGAATTCCTTTTGAAGAAGCCAATAAAATGATGGCCGAAAATCCTGAATTATTTAAAGATAAAGTTCAGGAAAGTTTGAGAAGACATGCAGCCGCAATTAATAAACACACAGAAAAAGGAACTTATTTCTTCGATTATGGAAATGCTTTTTTATTGGAAGCAAGTAGAGCCGGAGCTGATGTAATGTCAGAAAATCCTACGCTTGGAAGGGAATTTAAATATCCAAGTTATGTTCAGGATATTATGGGACCAATGTGTTTCGATTTTGGTTTCGGGCCGTTTCGTTGGGTTTGTGCCAGTGGAAAACCAGAAGATCTCCAGAAGACTGACGAAATTGCTTGTGCAGTTTTAGAAGAAATCATGAAAAATTCTCCGATAGAAATTCAGCAACAAATGCAGGATAATATTACCTGGATTAAAGGAGCGCAGGAAAATAAATTGGTCGTTGGTTCGCAAGCCAGAATTCTTTATGCCGATGCAGAAGGAAGAATGAAAATCGCTGAAGCCTTTAATAAAGCCATTAAAAATGGGGAAATTGGTCCAGTGGTTTTAGGAAGAGATCACCATGATGTTTCAGGCACAGATTCTCCTTATCGCGAAACTTCTAATATTTATGATGGTTCTCGATTTACTGCTGATATGGCGATTCAAAACGTAATTGGCGATAGTTTCCGCGGAGCAACCTGGGTTTCGATTCATAATGGAGGCGGCGTTGGTTGGGGCGAAGTAATCAATGGTGGTTTCGGAATGTTGCTTGATGGAAGTGATGATGCGGACCGCAGATTGAAGTCTATGCTTTTCTGGGATGTTAATAATGGAATTTCGCGCAGAAGTTGGGCCAGAAATGAAGGCGCTATTTTTGCCATAAAACGTGCTATGGAGATAGAACCTAATTTGAAAGTGACGTTACCAAATTTAGTGGATGAGAATCTTCTTCAATAA
- a CDS encoding S41 family peptidase yields MKKIILFSLLLIISSCVSVKKHNEKLEIPISVEKLKKDVDFAHQKLEELHPKLYWYISKEELNFQFDSLKTTINKPLKPNEFYQKIAPVIANIKEGHLRLFAYDKRLTKKEIKKLKNQKGLLNRYNFVIDNDRIFVKDNTDKIPNMNLGTEILKIKDIPVKDLLEKYKPLVNSDGDNTTFQKYSMARRWPSFFTAEYGILDSVKIEAKYQNKVKTFYIYREKITKEEKKKTEQENKKLTKSETGKTKDYNIVTKSFNRDLQFPTRDSTIAYMKIKTFSGTFSKKFYKQSFATLKKSPAKYLIIDVRDNLGGSLSEINNLYSYLVSEDFKFVNGEVTSRSSLLQADYFTYVPTLGKPIAAITYPFYLIGSLFPIKKIDGKFYFKNWGVFAINKPKENHFDGKIYVLINGSSFSASSIIASKLKGDKRAFLVGEETGGTNDGTVAGRYSTKKLPNSKLELPIGLMLIQPNIEFTKTKKGVLPDYEIIPTLQEVLQKKDIQLEWIMDQIKTQEKTE; encoded by the coding sequence TTGAAAAAAATCATCCTCTTTTCTTTATTACTCATCATCTCTTCATGTGTTTCCGTAAAAAAGCACAATGAAAAATTAGAGATTCCTATCTCCGTTGAAAAGTTAAAAAAAGATGTTGATTTCGCACACCAGAAATTAGAAGAACTTCACCCGAAATTGTACTGGTATATTTCTAAAGAAGAACTGAATTTTCAATTCGACAGTTTAAAAACAACTATCAATAAACCTTTAAAGCCAAACGAATTTTACCAAAAAATCGCTCCAGTTATTGCGAATATCAAGGAAGGTCATTTGAGATTATTTGCTTATGATAAACGCCTGACAAAAAAAGAAATCAAGAAACTCAAAAATCAAAAAGGGTTATTAAACCGATATAATTTCGTGATTGATAACGACAGAATTTTTGTGAAAGATAATACGGATAAAATCCCCAATATGAATTTGGGTACAGAAATCCTGAAGATTAAAGATATTCCTGTAAAAGATTTACTCGAAAAATATAAACCTTTGGTGAATAGTGACGGTGATAATACAACCTTTCAAAAATATTCTATGGCGAGAAGATGGCCTTCTTTTTTTACGGCAGAATATGGAATTTTAGACAGCGTAAAAATTGAAGCTAAATATCAAAACAAAGTCAAAACCTTTTACATTTATAGAGAAAAAATTACCAAAGAAGAAAAGAAAAAAACCGAGCAAGAAAATAAAAAACTAACCAAAAGCGAAACCGGAAAAACCAAAGATTATAATATTGTCACTAAAAGTTTCAACCGTGATTTACAGTTTCCGACCAGAGATTCTACGATTGCGTACATGAAAATCAAAACCTTCTCAGGAACTTTTTCAAAGAAATTTTATAAGCAAAGTTTTGCCACGCTTAAAAAATCACCTGCGAAGTATCTGATCATCGATGTTCGTGACAATCTTGGTGGTTCATTATCCGAAATTAATAATCTCTATTCCTATTTAGTCTCGGAAGATTTTAAATTCGTCAATGGAGAAGTAACATCGCGCTCATCATTGTTACAAGCGGATTATTTTACTTACGTTCCTACTTTAGGCAAACCGATTGCAGCAATTACTTATCCATTTTATTTGATTGGATCTCTGTTTCCTATTAAGAAAATAGATGGGAAATTTTATTTTAAAAACTGGGGAGTGTTCGCCATTAACAAACCAAAGGAAAATCATTTTGACGGGAAAATTTATGTTTTAATTAATGGAAGTAGTTTTTCTGCTTCATCAATTATTGCGTCAAAATTAAAAGGAGATAAAAGAGCATTTCTGGTAGGTGAAGAAACCGGAGGAACAAATGATGGAACGGTTGCCGGAAGATATTCAACTAAGAAATTACCGAATTCAAAACTGGAATTACCAATTGGTTTAATGCTGATTCAACCCAATATCGAATTTACAAAAACCAAAAAAGGCGTTCTTCCCGATTACGAAATCATTCCAACTTTACAGGAAGTGCTGCAGAAAAAAGATATTCAATTAGAATGGATTATGGACCAGATAAAAACTCAGGAAAAAACGGAGTAG
- a CDS encoding TonB-dependent receptor domain-containing protein yields the protein MKLKISILLSIISIIISAQTGSLNVNVYDEFSKKPLSAEINVKQLIKNVSGTGNIIVSELQSGTYNLEISSEGYETGFLNDINVVPNQNLTFSVGLNKIAKNIDEVVITKRQYKTTAESPLSLRNITSEEVQKNAGSTRDVSKAILSFPGVGSTATFRNDLFIRGGSSAENKFYIDGIEVPVINHFQTQGASGGPRGIITIDFVKDVDFYSGAFPASRNGALSSLFEFNLKQARKDKLGYKAVIGLDDMQLMADGPLSKDQSWTGLFSVRKSNLQLLFKAIGLPFLPSYYDATFKVSKKYKSGDELFFLGLGAKDSFKFNDDAEKTLTNLTLIDQLPISPQWNYTIGAGYRHLAQNGNWLLTMSRNMLDNQALKYYRNIETPDNLLYNYKSQESENKIRFDRNFNWADYQFSSGANVNFSKYYNNSTVKNVTQNTVNFDDILSEINVFQYGMYVQTARKFFDDQLQFSAGARFDASNYNEKTSNPLEQFSPRISLSYKLNPEFALNFNTGIYYQLPAYTALGFIENGKFTNENSLKYIRNSHIVGGVEYNGKNNLRLTVEGYYKKYRNYPFSLRNQISLANVGANFGVVGNEPLDSRGFGETYGIEFLAQKRTVNNFYGIMAYTFGYSKFSNAAGNLLPSSWDSRHIVAITAGKYLNRNWNLGARFRMQSGLPETPYDLQRSALVNIWNIANGPLQDFTLLNSTQGNLSHQLDLRAEKKWVFKKWQLTAYIDVVNAYGSKSPSRLPVVNLQRDANNNGIIANPTDPQNQQYYLLQTGESDRSTPLPYFGFIFEF from the coding sequence ATGAAGTTAAAAATCTCTATTCTCTTATCAATAATCTCTATTATAATTTCTGCCCAAACCGGAAGTTTGAATGTCAATGTTTACGATGAATTCAGTAAGAAACCACTTTCCGCAGAAATAAATGTTAAACAGTTGATTAAAAATGTTTCAGGAACAGGAAATATCATTGTGTCAGAATTACAATCTGGAACTTATAATCTGGAGATTTCTTCCGAAGGTTACGAAACCGGATTTTTAAATGATATTAATGTTGTACCCAATCAAAATCTTACTTTTTCCGTTGGTTTAAATAAAATTGCTAAAAACATTGATGAAGTAGTCATTACCAAAAGGCAGTATAAAACAACGGCTGAAAGTCCATTATCATTAAGAAATATTACCAGTGAAGAAGTTCAGAAAAATGCCGGTTCAACTCGTGATGTTTCAAAAGCAATTTTAAGTTTTCCTGGCGTTGGAAGTACGGCGACTTTTAGAAATGACTTATTTATTCGTGGCGGAAGTTCGGCTGAAAATAAATTTTACATCGACGGAATTGAAGTTCCCGTGATTAATCATTTTCAAACGCAAGGTGCTTCTGGTGGGCCGCGAGGAATTATTACCATTGACTTTGTTAAAGATGTCGATTTTTACAGTGGTGCATTTCCAGCCAGTAGAAATGGGGCTTTATCTTCTTTATTCGAATTTAATTTGAAGCAGGCCAGAAAAGACAAACTCGGTTATAAAGCAGTTATCGGTTTAGATGATATGCAATTAATGGCGGATGGACCGCTTTCAAAAGATCAATCCTGGACAGGACTTTTCAGTGTTCGTAAATCGAATTTGCAATTGTTATTTAAAGCGATTGGTTTGCCTTTTCTGCCAAGTTATTATGACGCCACTTTTAAAGTTTCTAAAAAATATAAGTCTGGCGATGAATTATTTTTCCTTGGTTTAGGTGCGAAAGACAGTTTTAAATTTAATGATGATGCAGAAAAAACATTAACTAATTTAACTTTAATCGACCAACTTCCCATTTCTCCACAATGGAATTACACCATTGGCGCTGGATATCGTCATTTGGCTCAAAACGGAAACTGGCTTTTGACGATGAGTAGAAATATGCTCGACAATCAAGCCTTGAAATATTATAGAAATATTGAAACACCTGACAATTTATTATACAATTACAAATCTCAGGAAAGTGAAAATAAAATTCGGTTTGACCGAAATTTTAATTGGGCAGATTATCAATTCAGTTCTGGAGCGAATGTTAATTTTTCAAAATATTACAATAATTCCACCGTAAAAAATGTAACTCAAAATACAGTCAATTTTGATGATATTTTATCTGAAATTAATGTGTTTCAATATGGAATGTATGTACAAACGGCCAGAAAGTTTTTTGATGATCAACTTCAATTTTCTGCTGGTGCTCGTTTCGATGCGAGTAATTATAATGAAAAAACGAGTAATCCTTTAGAGCAATTTTCTCCACGAATTTCTTTGAGTTATAAATTAAATCCGGAATTTGCTTTGAATTTTAATACCGGAATTTATTATCAACTTCCAGCTTATACGGCGCTTGGTTTCATTGAAAATGGGAAGTTTACAAACGAGAATTCTTTAAAATATATTCGAAATTCACACATTGTTGGTGGAGTAGAATACAATGGTAAAAATAATCTTCGATTAACTGTTGAAGGTTATTATAAGAAATATAGAAACTATCCTTTCTCGCTTCGAAACCAGATTTCGTTGGCAAACGTTGGTGCTAATTTCGGGGTGGTTGGAAATGAACCTTTGGATTCAAGAGGTTTTGGTGAAACTTATGGAATTGAGTTTTTGGCTCAAAAAAGAACGGTCAATAATTTCTATGGAATTATGGCTTACACTTTTGGCTATTCAAAATTCTCAAATGCTGCCGGAAATTTATTGCCATCCAGTTGGGATTCCCGACATATCGTAGCAATTACTGCCGGAAAGTATTTAAACAGAAACTGGAATTTAGGTGCAAGATTTAGAATGCAATCCGGTTTGCCGGAAACGCCGTATGATTTGCAAAGAAGTGCTTTAGTCAACATTTGGAATATTGCCAATGGACCACTCCAGGATTTCACTTTGTTGAATTCAACGCAAGGAAATCTTTCTCATCAACTGGATTTGCGTGCCGAGAAAAAATGGGTTTTCAAAAAATGGCAATTGACGGCTTACATTGACGTTGTAAATGCTTACGGATCGAAAAGTCCAAGCAGATTGCCAGTCGTAAATCTTCAGCGTGATGCCAATAATAACGGAATTATAGCCAATCCAACTGATCCACAAAATCAACAGTATTATTTGTTGCAAACTGGTGAAAGCGACCGTTCAACACCGCTTCCTTATTTCGGATTTATATTTGAGTTTTAG
- a CDS encoding GreA/GreB family elongation factor has product MSENIVLTTGVYDLIKDHLRRKRTTQQQEQILLDQLKGAKQVLRKELPADVVTVNCEVKVKDISTNEEEKYLFVQTDREKIKKGKYSILSPIGLAIVGNKVGDVINWPFEEGERNLEILGVEHYN; this is encoded by the coding sequence ATGTCAGAAAATATAGTTTTAACAACCGGAGTTTACGATTTAATCAAAGATCATTTACGTAGAAAAAGAACAACGCAACAGCAAGAGCAAATTCTATTGGATCAACTAAAAGGTGCCAAGCAGGTACTGAGGAAAGAACTTCCAGCAGACGTAGTTACTGTAAATTGTGAAGTAAAAGTAAAAGATATTTCTACCAACGAAGAAGAGAAATATTTATTTGTTCAAACGGACAGAGAAAAAATAAAAAAAGGGAAATACTCGATTTTGTCGCCAATCGGTTTAGCAATCGTTGGAAATAAAGTGGGCGATGTGATCAACTGGCCGTTTGAAGAAGGCGAAAGAAACCTTGAAATATTAGGCGTTGAACATTACAACTAA
- the pncA gene encoding bifunctional nicotinamidase/pyrazinamidase — MKKALIIVDVQNDFCEGGALAVPGANEIIPYINLLMQDNEYDQIVLTQDWHPANHKSFASNNGKKVGDNIILNGIPQFMWPDHCVQGTFGAEFHPDLNRDKVTHIIQKGTNTDFDSYSGFQDNNHFMKTGLDDFLKYHDIQLLEIVGLALDYCVKFTCLDAAQLGYVTCLHFNGTRGVNVKPDSAKNAIYEMLQNTVTILG, encoded by the coding sequence ATGAAAAAAGCCCTAATTATCGTTGATGTACAGAATGATTTTTGCGAAGGTGGCGCACTTGCTGTTCCTGGTGCTAACGAAATAATTCCCTACATCAATCTCCTCATGCAGGATAATGAATATGATCAAATTGTTCTTACCCAAGATTGGCATCCTGCAAATCATAAAAGTTTTGCCTCCAACAACGGAAAAAAAGTTGGTGATAATATTATTCTTAATGGTATTCCTCAATTTATGTGGCCGGATCATTGTGTTCAGGGAACTTTTGGAGCTGAATTTCATCCCGATTTAAATAGAGATAAAGTAACTCACATTATTCAAAAAGGAACAAACACCGACTTTGATAGTTACAGCGGATTTCAGGATAATAACCATTTTATGAAAACTGGTTTAGACGATTTCTTAAAATACCACGACATTCAATTACTAGAAATTGTCGGTTTAGCTTTAGATTATTGTGTGAAATTCACCTGCTTAGATGCAGCCCAATTAGGATATGTGACTTGTTTGCATTTTAATGGAACCCGTGGAGTAAATGTAAAACCGGATAGTGCCAAAAATGCGATTTATGAAATGTTGCAAAATACGGTGACTATTTTAGGATAA
- a CDS encoding fasciclin domain-containing protein — MKKVFKILSVLFAIGLTTISCNDNEDEPVMSQTVYAIASRDSDLSSLKAAIDKAGLATTLDGTGTFTVFAPSNAAFATFLTANGFASLNDVPVAALKEILLNHVLAAKVTSSQITTGYVSTLAKGSASTTRNLSMFINTASGVKINGISNVTKADIMATNGVIHKVDAVIGLPTIVTHALANPNFTSLVAALTRPDMPNFVGILSGTASSPFTVFAPTNAAFTSLLTELSLPNLAAIPQATLENVLKYHVVAGANVASTDLTNNMVVTTFQGGKFTITTTGGAKITDANNRVANIILTDVQCSNGIIHAIDKVLLP, encoded by the coding sequence ATGAAAAAAGTATTTAAAATCCTTTCAGTTCTTTTTGCTATTGGATTAACCACGATCAGTTGTAATGACAACGAAGATGAGCCTGTAATGAGTCAAACCGTTTACGCAATCGCGTCACGAGATTCTGATTTATCATCCTTAAAAGCTGCAATTGACAAGGCAGGTCTTGCTACAACTTTAGATGGAACGGGAACGTTTACCGTTTTCGCTCCTTCAAATGCAGCATTTGCTACCTTCTTAACGGCAAATGGTTTTGCAAGTTTGAATGATGTTCCAGTAGCTGCTTTAAAAGAAATTTTATTAAATCATGTTTTAGCTGCCAAAGTAACTTCAAGTCAGATTACCACTGGTTACGTTTCTACTTTAGCAAAAGGATCAGCTTCTACAACGAGAAATCTGAGTATGTTTATTAATACTGCTTCAGGTGTGAAAATTAACGGAATTTCAAATGTTACCAAAGCAGATATTATGGCTACTAACGGCGTAATCCACAAAGTTGATGCCGTGATTGGTTTGCCAACAATCGTTACACACGCTTTAGCTAACCCTAATTTTACTTCTCTGGTTGCAGCATTGACAAGACCAGATATGCCGAATTTCGTAGGAATTTTAAGCGGAACAGCAAGTTCTCCATTTACCGTATTTGCACCAACAAATGCTGCATTTACCTCTTTGTTAACAGAATTAAGTTTGCCTAATTTAGCTGCGATTCCACAAGCAACTTTAGAAAATGTTTTAAAATATCACGTAGTAGCAGGAGCTAACGTTGCTTCAACAGATTTGACCAACAATATGGTTGTAACGACCTTCCAAGGTGGGAAATTTACAATCACAACCACTGGTGGTGCAAAAATTACAGATGCCAATAATCGAGTTGCGAATATTATTCTGACCGATGTGCAGTGTAGCAATGGAATTATTCATGCCATCGATAAAGTATTATTACCATAG
- a CDS encoding 2-hydroxyacid dehydrogenase yields the protein MKVFINQRIPEVGLELLKQENIEIIFPKTENESREEYLQNCKNADILLNVGKNKFDKYFFNQCPNIKAIALFSVGFDNVDLNEATQRNIPIGNTPDVLSKATSDIAFLLMQMISRKAGYYMEKVKSGNWKDFDAVEQLGQQLYGKTLGIFGLGRIGFEMAKKCKNAFDMNIIYHNRNHNEQAENKLDAQYVSFEELIKTSDVISIHANYTKEQLVIFNQSIFDQMKSNCIFINTARGGFQNEKDLYEALESGKIWGAGLDVTNPEPMEKDNLLLKLSNVCVLPHIGSATVEARNGMAKLAAENIIAFSKGEKMPNCANPEVYKN from the coding sequence ATGAAAGTATTTATTAATCAGAGAATTCCAGAAGTTGGTTTGGAACTTTTAAAACAAGAAAATATAGAAATTATATTCCCTAAAACTGAAAATGAAAGTCGAGAGGAATACTTACAAAATTGTAAAAATGCAGACATTCTGTTGAATGTTGGTAAAAATAAATTTGATAAATATTTTTTTAATCAATGTCCCAATATAAAAGCGATTGCTTTGTTTTCTGTAGGTTTTGACAATGTGGATTTGAACGAAGCAACTCAGAGAAATATTCCAATCGGAAATACGCCTGATGTTTTGAGCAAAGCTACTTCTGATATTGCATTTCTTCTCATGCAAATGATTTCCAGAAAAGCGGGTTATTATATGGAAAAAGTAAAATCGGGAAACTGGAAAGATTTTGATGCGGTCGAACAGCTTGGTCAGCAATTGTACGGCAAAACATTGGGTATTTTTGGGTTGGGTAGAATTGGTTTTGAAATGGCTAAAAAGTGTAAAAACGCTTTTGATATGAATATCATTTATCACAATCGAAATCATAATGAACAGGCTGAAAATAAACTCGACGCGCAATATGTTTCATTTGAAGAATTGATAAAAACCTCGGACGTTATAAGTATTCACGCAAATTACACCAAAGAACAATTGGTGATTTTCAATCAATCTATTTTTGATCAAATGAAATCGAACTGTATTTTTATTAATACGGCAAGAGGCGGATTTCAAAATGAAAAAGACCTTTACGAAGCTTTAGAATCAGGAAAAATTTGGGGTGCCGGTTTAGATGTTACCAATCCAGAACCGATGGAAAAAGATAATCTGCTGTTGAAACTTTCAAATGTTTGTGTTTTACCACATATTGGTTCGGCAACGGTAGAAGCTCGAAATGGAATGGCGAAACTGGCCGCAGAAAATATTATTGCTTTTTCGAAAGGTGAAAAAATGCCTAATTGTGCAAATCCTGAAGTTTATAAAAACTAA
- a CDS encoding YfiT family bacillithiol transferase: MDNLEHKKYPIGKFQEPKKITDQDIDSHIRTIKDFPSKLKHVVENWNADQLDTQYREGGWTIRQLINHLSDSSMNSYMRFKLALTEDNPTIKSYDEQQWAELQDSFTIDVKPAFQMLKGIHKRWVYELKSLTNKEYESTYHHPDQNKDITLKESLAFCAWHCDHHFAHIQNLKTENNW; encoded by the coding sequence ATGGACAATTTAGAACACAAAAAATATCCGATTGGAAAATTTCAGGAACCCAAAAAAATTACGGATCAAGATATTGACAGCCATATCAGAACGATAAAGGATTTTCCCAGCAAATTAAAACATGTTGTTGAAAATTGGAATGCTGATCAATTGGATACGCAATACCGTGAAGGAGGCTGGACTATTCGCCAATTGATTAATCATCTGTCAGATAGCAGTATGAATAGTTATATGCGTTTTAAACTCGCATTGACTGAAGATAATCCTACGATTAAATCTTACGATGAACAGCAGTGGGCAGAGTTGCAGGATAGTTTTACAATAGATGTAAAACCGGCTTTTCAAATGTTGAAGGGAATTCATAAACGTTGGGTTTACGAATTAAAATCACTGACCAATAAAGAATACGAAAGCACCTACCATCATCCAGACCAAAATAAAGATATCACTTTAAAAGAAAGTCTGGCATTTTGTGCCTGGCATTGTGATCATCATTTTGCACATATTCAAAATTTGAAGACTGAAAATAATTGGTAG